The Mycolicibacterium boenickei genome has a segment encoding these proteins:
- the dapB gene encoding 4-hydroxy-tetrahydrodipicolinate reductase: MRVGVLGAKGKVGATMVHAVESADDLTFSTGVDMGDPLTLLTDTKTDVVIDFTHPDVVMDNLKFLIDNGIHAVVGTTGFTWDRIEQVEAWLKDKPESAVLIAPNFAIGAVLSMHFAQQAARYFESVEIIELHHPHKADAPSGTAARTAKLIAEARKGMAPNPDATSTGLDGARGADVDGVPVHSVRLAGLIAHQEVLFGTQGETLTIRHDSLDRSSFVPGVLLAVRKIGERPGLTIGIEPLLDLS, translated from the coding sequence ATGCGAGTTGGTGTTCTCGGGGCTAAGGGCAAAGTCGGCGCGACCATGGTGCATGCGGTCGAATCGGCGGACGATCTGACATTTTCGACCGGCGTCGACATGGGCGATCCGTTGACCCTGCTCACCGACACCAAGACCGACGTGGTCATCGATTTCACCCATCCCGATGTGGTGATGGACAACCTGAAGTTTCTCATCGACAACGGGATTCACGCCGTTGTCGGGACCACCGGATTCACCTGGGACCGCATCGAGCAGGTCGAGGCCTGGCTCAAGGACAAGCCCGAGTCCGCGGTGCTCATCGCGCCGAACTTCGCCATCGGGGCAGTCTTGTCGATGCACTTCGCTCAGCAGGCTGCGCGCTACTTCGAATCCGTCGAGATCATCGAACTGCACCACCCGCACAAGGCCGACGCGCCGTCAGGCACGGCGGCCCGTACCGCGAAGCTCATCGCCGAGGCACGAAAAGGCATGGCGCCCAACCCGGACGCCACCAGTACCGGTCTCGACGGTGCCCGCGGCGCCGATGTGGACGGCGTGCCGGTGCATTCGGTGCGGTTGGCCGGGTTGATCGCCCACCAGGAGGTGTTGTTCGGAACGCAGGGGGAGACGCTGACGATCCGCCACGACAGCCTGGACCGGTCCTCCTTCGTGCCGGGGGTGCTGCTGGCCGTACGCAAGATCGGCGAGCGGCCCGGTTTGACCATCGGCATTGAACCGCTGCTCGATCTGTCGTGA
- a CDS encoding MCE family protein encodes MIIVLVAVLTLTWMQFRGSFEKRAQLTVLSGRAGLSMDPGSKVTFNGVPIGRLASVDVVTVDDNPEARLTLDVKPQYLKLIPENVTAELRATTVFGNKYISFLSPSNPSPNRLTPDTPIRAQGVTTEFNTLFETITAISEQIDPIKLNQTLTATAQALDGLGDKFGQSIVNGNDILADLNPRMPQIRRDTAGLADLGEVYANAGPDLFDGLTNAVTTARTLNEQRGNLDQALVAAVGFGNTGGDIFERGGPYLVRGAQDLLPVSEMLDRNSPALACSVRNYAEAAPKFAAQTRNGYALELHDFLIGVGNPYVYPDNLPRVNAKGGPEGRPGCWQPVTKDLWPAPYLVMDTGASIAPYNHLEMGQPLVSEYVWGRQIGENTINP; translated from the coding sequence ATGATCATCGTGCTGGTCGCGGTGCTGACGCTGACGTGGATGCAGTTTCGTGGGTCCTTCGAGAAGAGGGCTCAGTTGACCGTGTTGTCGGGCCGGGCTGGTCTGTCGATGGATCCGGGGTCGAAGGTGACCTTCAACGGTGTGCCGATCGGCCGGTTGGCGTCGGTTGATGTGGTCACCGTCGATGACAACCCGGAGGCGAGGCTGACGTTGGACGTCAAGCCTCAGTACTTGAAGTTGATCCCGGAGAATGTGACTGCCGAACTGCGGGCGACCACGGTGTTCGGCAACAAGTACATCTCGTTTTTGTCGCCGTCGAACCCGTCGCCGAATCGGTTGACGCCCGATACGCCGATTCGTGCTCAGGGTGTGACGACGGAGTTCAACACGTTGTTCGAGACGATCACTGCGATCTCTGAGCAGATCGATCCGATCAAGCTGAACCAGACGCTGACCGCCACGGCGCAGGCGCTCGATGGTTTGGGGGACAAGTTCGGTCAGTCGATCGTCAATGGCAATGACATCTTGGCTGATCTGAATCCGCGGATGCCTCAGATTCGTCGGGATACCGCGGGTCTGGCCGACTTGGGTGAGGTGTATGCGAATGCGGGTCCGGATTTGTTCGATGGTTTGACCAATGCGGTGACCACGGCCCGCACGCTCAATGAGCAGCGGGGCAATCTGGATCAGGCGTTGGTGGCCGCGGTCGGTTTCGGCAACACCGGTGGTGACATCTTCGAGCGCGGTGGCCCGTATCTGGTCCGCGGTGCCCAGGACCTGCTGCCGGTCAGCGAGATGCTCGACCGCAACAGCCCGGCGTTGGCGTGTTCTGTCCGCAACTATGCGGAGGCCGCGCCGAAGTTCGCCGCCCAGACCCGGAACGGTTACGCGCTTGAGCTGCACGATTTCCTGATCGGCGTGGGCAACCCGTACGTCTATCCCGACAACCTGCCGCGGGTCAACGCCAAGGGCGGGCCCGAGGGCCGCCCCGGCTGCTGGCAGCCGGTCACCAAGGACCTGTGGCCGGCTCCATACCTGGTGATGGATACCGGGGCGTCGATCGCGCCCTACAACCACCTCGAGATGGGTCAACCGCTGGTGTCCGAGTACGTGTGGGGCCGCCAGATCGGCGAGAACACCATCAATCCTTAG
- a CDS encoding META domain-containing protein, whose protein sequence is MRLTRVVPFAIAVLAFMGCSDNAAADAEDLNGRTFISERVEGDQIPGGGPLTIGFDGKQISTFAGCNHGSGSAELSDGRITTQLAMTMMACAPPVGDADAWVSKFFDAKPTWSLSGDTLTLQTEAATVTLRDKKVADPDRPLTGTTWQVTSLVSAQAVSTSVALEQSKPTLVIGDDGAVSGSTGCNRITGRATVSGSPAVIDFGPLATTRMACSPEVSEVEQAVLRVLKGSVQTSIDADELKLSGADGNGLVLRAQ, encoded by the coding sequence ATGCGTCTGACCCGTGTGGTGCCGTTCGCCATCGCCGTGCTCGCGTTCATGGGATGCTCCGACAACGCGGCCGCCGACGCCGAAGACCTCAACGGCCGCACCTTCATCTCGGAGCGGGTGGAAGGTGACCAGATCCCCGGCGGTGGACCGCTGACGATCGGTTTCGACGGGAAGCAGATCAGCACCTTCGCCGGCTGCAACCACGGTTCCGGCTCCGCCGAGTTGTCCGACGGCCGGATCACCACCCAGCTGGCGATGACCATGATGGCCTGCGCGCCACCGGTCGGCGATGCCGACGCCTGGGTGTCGAAGTTCTTCGACGCCAAGCCAACCTGGTCGTTGTCGGGCGACACCCTCACGTTGCAGACCGAGGCTGCGACCGTCACGCTGCGGGACAAGAAGGTGGCCGACCCAGATCGCCCGCTCACCGGCACCACCTGGCAGGTCACCAGCCTGGTGTCCGCGCAGGCGGTCAGCACCTCGGTCGCTCTCGAGCAGTCCAAGCCCACACTGGTCATCGGGGACGACGGCGCCGTCAGCGGTTCGACTGGTTGCAACCGGATCACCGGCCGCGCAACCGTTTCCGGGTCACCGGCTGTCATCGACTTCGGCCCGCTGGCCACCACCAGGATGGCCTGCTCTCCGGAAGTCTCCGAGGTCGAGCAGGCCGTGCTCCGGGTGCTCAAGGGCTCGGTCCAAACTTCCATCGATGCCGACGAACTGAAGCTCTCCGGCGCCGACGGCAACGGGCTGGTACTGCGCGCGCAGTGA
- a CDS encoding HTH-type transcriptional regulator AldR, whose protein sequence is MHEESSNLPGRVTRSPKDVRPELDDVDRRILLALHADARMSNSALADAVGVAASTCHGRVRRLQEIGVIRGFYTDIDPAAVGLSLQAMISVSLQSNARGKIRNFIAHIRTRPQVMDVYFLAGGDDFILHVAARDTEDLRAFVVENLNADADVAGTQTSLIFEHLRGASPL, encoded by the coding sequence GTGCATGAAGAATCATCAAACTTGCCGGGGCGTGTGACCCGTTCGCCGAAGGATGTTCGGCCTGAACTCGATGACGTGGACCGCCGCATCCTCTTGGCGCTGCACGCCGACGCCCGGATGTCCAACAGCGCGCTGGCCGACGCGGTCGGTGTCGCCGCGTCCACCTGCCACGGCCGGGTGCGCAGACTTCAGGAGATCGGCGTGATCCGGGGCTTCTACACCGACATCGATCCCGCCGCCGTCGGGCTCAGCCTGCAGGCGATGATCTCGGTGAGCCTCCAGTCGAACGCGCGGGGCAAGATCCGTAACTTCATCGCCCATATCCGCACGCGGCCACAGGTGATGGACGTGTATTTCCTGGCCGGGGGAGACGACTTCATCCTGCACGTGGCCGCGCGGGACACCGAGGATCTGCGGGCGTTCGTGGTGGAGAACCTCAACGCCGACGCCGACGTCGCGGGCACACAGACCTCATTGATCTTCGAACATCTGCGTGGGGCGTCACCGCTGTAG
- the ald gene encoding alanine dehydrogenase, which produces MLVGIPTEIKNNEYRVAITPAGVAELTRRGHDVIIQAGAGEGSAITDNDFKAAGAEIVATADQVWAEAELLLKVKEPIAAEYSRMRKGQTLFTYLHLAASKECTDALLASGTTSIAYETVQTADGALPLLAPMSEVAGRLSAQVGSYHLMRTQGGRGVLMGGVPGVAPAEVVVIGGGVAGYNAARIAKGMGAHVTVFDLNVNTLRKIDNETNAGIETRYSSSLELEEAVKKADLVIGAVLIPGAKAPKLVTNSTVAHMKPGAVLVDIAIDQGGCFEDSRPTTHDDPTFPVHDTVFYCVANMPGSVPRTSTFALTNATMPYVLKLADKGWKAACEADQALAKGLSTHEGALLSEQVAADLDMPFTDPATVLA; this is translated from the coding sequence ATGCTCGTCGGTATCCCGACCGAGATCAAGAACAACGAGTACCGAGTGGCTATCACCCCGGCGGGCGTGGCAGAGCTGACCCGGCGCGGCCACGACGTGATCATCCAGGCCGGCGCAGGCGAAGGCTCGGCCATCACCGACAACGACTTCAAGGCCGCCGGTGCCGAGATCGTGGCCACGGCCGACCAGGTCTGGGCCGAGGCCGAGCTGCTGCTCAAGGTCAAGGAGCCCATCGCGGCCGAGTACTCGCGCATGCGCAAGGGCCAGACGCTGTTCACCTACCTGCACCTGGCGGCGTCCAAGGAATGCACCGACGCGCTGCTGGCCTCGGGCACCACCTCGATCGCCTACGAGACAGTGCAGACCGCTGACGGAGCTTTGCCGCTGCTCGCCCCGATGAGCGAGGTCGCCGGCCGACTGTCCGCACAGGTCGGCTCCTACCACCTGATGCGCACCCAGGGTGGTCGCGGCGTCCTGATGGGCGGCGTCCCCGGCGTCGCACCGGCCGAGGTCGTCGTCATCGGCGGTGGCGTCGCCGGCTACAACGCGGCCCGCATCGCCAAGGGCATGGGCGCTCACGTCACGGTGTTCGACCTGAACGTCAACACGCTGCGCAAGATCGACAACGAGACCAACGCCGGCATCGAGACCCGGTACTCGTCGTCGCTGGAACTGGAAGAGGCCGTCAAGAAGGCCGACCTGGTGATCGGCGCGGTGCTGATCCCGGGCGCCAAGGCCCCCAAGCTGGTCACCAATTCGACCGTGGCCCACATGAAGCCGGGCGCGGTGCTGGTCGACATCGCCATCGACCAGGGTGGCTGCTTCGAGGATTCCCGTCCCACCACCCACGACGACCCGACGTTCCCCGTGCACGACACGGTGTTCTACTGCGTGGCCAACATGCCCGGCTCGGTGCCGCGCACCTCGACGTTCGCGCTGACCAACGCCACCATGCCGTACGTGCTCAAGCTGGCCGACAAGGGCTGGAAGGCGGCCTGCGAGGCCGACCAGGCCCTGGCCAAGGGCCTCTCGACGCACGAGGGCGCGCTGCTGTCCGAGCAGGTCGCCGCCGACCTCGACATGCCGTTCACCGATCCGGCCACCGTCCTGGCCTGA
- a CDS encoding Hsp20/alpha crystallin family protein, producing MVNLPVAHQPRPLLPELSEFFAGITPFASLRPIFERNLMRIEDEVTEDHYELRAEIPGIDPANDVQITVADGQLTVKAERSERADTTARSEFSYGSFLRTVTLPAEADEDNITAGYERGILTVRVPLSQNPAGARQIAIQGTENGSTAIESAEHSE from the coding sequence ATGGTCAACCTGCCCGTCGCGCACCAGCCCCGCCCGCTGCTGCCCGAGCTCTCGGAGTTCTTCGCCGGCATCACCCCGTTCGCCAGCCTGCGGCCGATCTTCGAGCGCAACCTCATGCGCATCGAAGACGAGGTCACCGAGGACCACTATGAACTGCGGGCCGAGATCCCCGGTATCGATCCGGCCAACGACGTTCAGATCACCGTCGCCGACGGCCAGCTGACCGTGAAAGCCGAGCGTTCAGAGCGCGCCGACACCACCGCGCGGTCGGAGTTCTCCTACGGCTCGTTCCTGCGCACCGTGACCCTGCCCGCCGAAGCCGACGAGGACAACATCACCGCCGGTTACGAGCGCGGCATCCTGACTGTCCGCGTGCCGTTGTCGCAGAACCCCGCCGGCGCCCGTCAGATCGCGATCCAGGGCACCGAGAACGGCTCGACCGCAATCGAATCCGCCGAACACTCAGAGTAA
- the bla gene encoding class A beta-lactamase, translating into MTGLSRRNVLIGSLVAAAAVGAGVGDAAPALAAPVDDQIADLERRHNALIGLYAANLDSGRTLAHRSDEMFAMCSTFKGYAAARVLQMVGRRQISLDNRVFVDREAIVPNSPITETHAGAEMTLAELCQAALQRSDNTAGNLLLKTIDGPAGITAFARSIGDERTRLDRWEVELNSAIPGDPRDTSTPAALASGYREVLAGDALSPPQRRLLEDWMRANQTSSVRAGLPEGWTTADKTGSGDYGSTNDVGIAYGPDGQRVLLAVMTRSQADDPKADNLRPLIGELTAAVLPSLL; encoded by the coding sequence ATGACCGGACTCTCGCGGCGCAATGTTCTGATCGGTTCGCTGGTGGCGGCTGCTGCCGTCGGTGCCGGTGTGGGTGATGCCGCACCGGCTCTGGCAGCCCCGGTCGATGACCAGATCGCGGACCTGGAGCGCAGGCACAACGCCCTGATCGGCTTGTACGCAGCCAATCTGGATTCCGGGCGGACACTCGCGCACCGTTCCGACGAGATGTTCGCCATGTGCTCGACGTTCAAGGGTTACGCCGCCGCGCGCGTGTTGCAGATGGTCGGACGCCGCCAGATCTCGCTGGACAACCGGGTGTTCGTCGACCGTGAGGCGATCGTGCCCAACTCACCGATCACCGAGACCCATGCCGGTGCCGAGATGACATTGGCAGAACTGTGTCAGGCGGCGCTGCAGCGCAGCGACAACACCGCGGGCAACCTGCTGTTGAAGACCATTGACGGGCCGGCGGGTATCACCGCGTTCGCCCGCAGCATCGGAGATGAGCGGACCCGCCTGGACCGCTGGGAGGTCGAGTTGAACTCGGCGATTCCCGGGGACCCGAGAGATACGTCTACTCCGGCGGCTTTGGCGTCCGGGTACCGGGAGGTGCTGGCCGGTGACGCCTTGAGCCCGCCGCAGCGCCGCCTGTTGGAGGACTGGATGCGGGCCAATCAGACTTCGAGCGTGCGCGCCGGGCTTCCGGAGGGCTGGACCACCGCCGACAAGACCGGGAGCGGGGATTACGGCAGCACCAATGACGTCGGGATCGCGTACGGGCCCGACGGGCAGCGTGTGCTGCTGGCTGTGATGACGCGGTCGCAGGCCGACGACCCGAAGGCCGACAACCTGCGCCCGCTCATCGGTGAGCTGACGGCTGCCGTACTGCCGTCCTTACTCTGA
- a CDS encoding M16 family metallopeptidase, whose product MITSARPKASALNTKHVRRTDLPGGLRVVTEYIPSVRSASVGVWVGVGSRDEGRSVAGAAHFLEHLLFKATPTRSAVDIAQAVDAVGGELNAFTTREHTCYYAHVLDSDLELAVDLVSDVVLRGRCATEDVEVERDVVLEEIAMRDDDPEDSLGDVFLTAMFGDHPVGRPVIGSVESIETMTRAQLHSFHVRRYTPQRMIVAVAGNIDHDVVVSLVREHFGPRLESGRAAVAPRKGAGRVGGKPSLLVVDRDGEQSHVSLGVRTPGRHWEHRWALSVLNTALGGGLSSRLFQQIRESRGLAYSVYSTVDTFADSGALSVYAGCQPERFDEVVRVTTEVLEGVARDGITADECRIAKGSLRGGLVLGLEDSGSRMHRIGRSELNYGEHRTIDHTLAQIEAVTLEEVNAVAHQLLSRDYGAAVLGPYRTKKALPQQLQTIAG is encoded by the coding sequence CTGATCACCTCAGCTCGACCCAAGGCGTCTGCACTGAACACCAAACATGTCCGCCGGACAGATCTGCCCGGCGGACTCCGGGTGGTCACTGAGTACATCCCGTCGGTGCGTTCGGCATCGGTCGGGGTCTGGGTGGGTGTCGGTTCCCGCGACGAAGGACGAAGCGTCGCGGGTGCCGCCCACTTCCTGGAACACCTGCTGTTCAAGGCCACCCCGACGCGCAGCGCGGTCGACATCGCGCAGGCTGTCGATGCCGTCGGCGGTGAGCTGAACGCGTTCACCACGCGCGAGCACACCTGCTACTACGCACACGTGCTCGACTCCGACCTCGAACTCGCGGTCGACCTGGTGTCCGACGTGGTGCTGCGGGGACGTTGCGCCACCGAGGATGTCGAGGTGGAACGCGACGTCGTGCTCGAAGAGATCGCCATGCGCGACGACGATCCCGAGGACAGCCTCGGCGACGTCTTCCTCACGGCCATGTTCGGCGATCACCCGGTCGGAAGGCCGGTGATCGGCAGCGTCGAGTCGATCGAGACGATGACGCGCGCGCAGCTGCATTCGTTCCACGTGCGTCGTTACACGCCGCAACGGATGATCGTGGCGGTGGCCGGCAACATCGACCACGACGTGGTCGTGTCGTTGGTGCGGGAGCATTTCGGGCCGCGGCTGGAATCCGGGCGTGCCGCGGTGGCCCCGCGCAAGGGGGCCGGACGAGTCGGTGGCAAACCGTCGCTGCTCGTGGTCGACCGCGACGGCGAGCAGTCCCACGTGTCGCTCGGGGTTCGTACGCCCGGCCGGCACTGGGAACATCGGTGGGCACTGTCGGTGCTCAACACCGCACTCGGTGGCGGCTTGAGTTCCCGTCTGTTCCAACAGATTCGGGAATCACGCGGCCTGGCCTACTCGGTGTACTCGACGGTGGACACCTTCGCCGACAGCGGAGCGCTTTCGGTGTACGCGGGATGCCAGCCGGAACGGTTCGACGAAGTGGTCCGGGTGACCACCGAAGTTCTCGAAGGCGTGGCGAGGGACGGCATCACCGCAGACGAATGCCGAATCGCCAAGGGGTCGTTGCGTGGTGGTCTGGTGCTCGGCCTGGAGGATTCCGGGTCGCGCATGCACCGCATCGGCCGCAGCGAGCTCAATTACGGTGAGCATCGGACCATCGACCACACGCTGGCCCAGATCGAGGCGGTCACGCTCGAAGAGGTCAACGCCGTCGCCCACCAATTGCTGTCCCGCGACTACGGTGCCGCCGTGCTCGGCCCCTATCGTACGAAAAAGGCCCTGCCACAACAGCTTCAGACGATCGCCGGCTGA
- a CDS encoding polyribonucleotide nucleotidyltransferase, translating to MSVVELEDGVFESTATLDNGSFGTRTIRFETGRLAQQAAGSVVAYLDDETMLLSATTASKTPKDHFDFFPLTIDVEERMYAAGRIPGSFFRREGRPSTDAILTCRLIDRPLRPSFVSGLRNEIQVVVTVLSLDPKDLYDVLAINAASASTQISGLPFSGPVGGVRVALIDGQWVAFPTVEQLEKAVFDMVVAGRKVGDDVAIMMVEAEATENVIELVAGGAQAPTEAVVAEGLEAAKPFIATLCDAQAALAEKAAKEIAEYPLFPDYEADVYDAVAAVATEALSEALTIAGKHERDDRTNEIKVEVLERLGDTYAGREKEIGAAYRSLTKKLVRQRILTDHFRIDGRGVTDIRALSAEVAIIPRAHGSALFERGETQIMGVTTLDMVKMAQQIDSLGPETTKRYMHHYNFPPFSTGETGRVGSPKRREIGHGALAERALVPVLPSVEEFPYAIRQVSEALGSNGSTSMGSVCASTLSLLNAGVPLKAPVAGIAMGLVSDEVNGETRYVTLTDILGAEDAFGDMDFKCAGTKDFVTALQLDTKLDGIPSKVLAGALAQAKDARLTILDVMAEAIDTPDEMSPYAPRITTIKVPVDKIGEVIGPKGKMINSITEETGASISIEDDGTVFVGASNGESAQAAIDKINAIANPQLPKIGERFLGTVVKTTDFGAFVSLLPGRDGLVHISKLGRGKRIAKVEDVVKVGDKLRVEIADIDNRGKISLVLVDEEGAEKAEPADDGAAAPAEAAAAES from the coding sequence ATGTCTGTAGTTGAACTTGAAGACGGTGTGTTCGAATCCACCGCAACCCTCGACAACGGGAGCTTCGGCACCCGCACCATCCGTTTCGAGACCGGGCGGCTCGCCCAGCAGGCCGCCGGCTCCGTCGTCGCCTACCTCGACGACGAGACCATGCTGCTCAGCGCCACCACCGCCAGCAAGACGCCGAAGGACCACTTCGACTTCTTCCCCTTGACCATCGATGTCGAGGAGCGGATGTACGCCGCGGGCCGGATCCCCGGCTCGTTCTTCCGGCGCGAGGGCCGTCCCTCCACCGACGCGATCCTGACGTGTCGCCTGATCGACCGGCCGCTGCGCCCGTCGTTCGTCAGCGGTCTGCGCAACGAGATCCAGGTCGTGGTCACCGTCCTGAGCCTGGATCCGAAGGATCTGTACGACGTGCTGGCCATCAATGCCGCCTCGGCGTCGACGCAGATCTCCGGCCTGCCGTTCTCCGGTCCGGTCGGCGGCGTGCGCGTCGCCCTGATCGACGGCCAGTGGGTCGCCTTCCCGACCGTCGAACAGCTTGAGAAGGCTGTCTTCGACATGGTCGTCGCGGGCCGCAAGGTGGGCGATGACGTCGCGATCATGATGGTCGAGGCCGAAGCCACCGAGAACGTGATCGAGCTGGTCGCCGGCGGCGCCCAGGCTCCGACCGAGGCCGTCGTCGCCGAGGGTCTGGAGGCTGCCAAGCCGTTCATCGCGACGCTGTGCGACGCCCAGGCCGCGCTGGCGGAGAAGGCCGCCAAGGAGATCGCCGAGTACCCGCTGTTCCCGGATTACGAGGCAGACGTCTACGACGCCGTGGCCGCGGTGGCCACCGAAGCGCTGTCGGAGGCTCTGACCATCGCCGGCAAGCACGAGCGCGACGACCGCACCAACGAGATCAAGGTCGAGGTGCTCGAGCGTCTGGGCGACACCTACGCCGGCCGCGAGAAGGAGATCGGCGCGGCCTACCGCTCGCTGACCAAAAAGCTTGTGCGCCAGCGCATCCTGACCGACCACTTCCGTATCGACGGTCGTGGCGTGACCGACATTCGCGCCCTCTCGGCCGAGGTGGCCATCATCCCGCGGGCGCACGGCAGCGCGTTGTTCGAGCGCGGCGAGACCCAGATCATGGGTGTCACCACGCTGGACATGGTCAAGATGGCCCAGCAGATCGACTCGCTGGGACCCGAGACCACCAAGCGCTATATGCACCACTACAACTTCCCGCCGTTCTCGACCGGTGAGACCGGTCGCGTCGGTTCGCCCAAGCGCCGCGAGATCGGCCACGGTGCGCTGGCCGAGCGGGCCCTGGTTCCCGTGCTGCCCAGCGTCGAGGAGTTCCCGTACGCCATCCGTCAGGTGTCGGAGGCCCTGGGCTCCAACGGCTCGACCTCGATGGGCTCGGTGTGTGCCTCGACCCTGTCGCTGCTGAACGCCGGTGTGCCGCTCAAGGCGCCGGTGGCCGGCATCGCCATGGGCCTGGTCTCTGACGAGGTCAACGGTGAGACCCGCTACGTGACGCTGACCGACATCCTCGGCGCCGAGGATGCCTTCGGCGACATGGACTTCAAGTGCGCAGGCACCAAGGACTTCGTCACCGCCCTGCAGCTCGACACCAAGCTGGACGGCATCCCGTCCAAGGTGCTCGCCGGTGCGCTGGCGCAGGCCAAGGACGCACGGCTGACCATCCTCGACGTGATGGCCGAGGCCATCGACACGCCCGACGAGATGAGCCCCTACGCACCGCGGATCACCACGATCAAGGTTCCGGTCGACAAGATCGGCGAGGTGATCGGGCCCAAGGGCAAGATGATCAACTCGATCACCGAGGAGACCGGCGCGTCGATCTCCATCGAGGACGACGGCACCGTGTTCGTCGGCGCCAGCAATGGCGAGTCGGCTCAGGCCGCGATCGACAAGATCAACGCGATCGCCAACCCGCAGCTGCCCAAGATCGGTGAGCGTTTCCTCGGAACCGTGGTCAAGACCACCGACTTCGGCGCGTTCGTGTCGCTGCTGCCGGGTCGTGACGGCCTGGTCCACATCTCCAAGCTGGGGCGCGGCAAGCGCATCGCCAAGGTCGAGGATGTGGTGAAGGTCGGCGACAAGCTGCGCGTCGAGATCGCCGATATCGACAACCGCGGCAAGATCTCGCTGGTGCTCGTCGACGAAGAGGGCGCGGAGAAGGCCGAACCGGCTGACGACGGTGCCGCGGCACCGGCCGAAGCGGCCGCCGCCGAGTCCTGA
- the lppU gene encoding LppU family putative lipoprotein: MPPLSAAAPLGAAAILFLGGLTACSSAAAADMKAGDCLKMSGTYERPDASRAECGSEASNYKVISTVTDSDQCPGDVDTYYSVRSAFDDETQTLCLDIDWLTGGCMSIDPENDKDPYRVDCSDSSAPHRQRATEVLRGVSNVDQCASGVGYAYPERQFTVCVEDVS; the protein is encoded by the coding sequence ATGCCACCACTTTCCGCGGCTGCCCCTCTCGGGGCAGCCGCGATACTTTTCCTCGGCGGTCTGACCGCATGCTCGTCCGCGGCGGCCGCGGACATGAAGGCAGGGGACTGCCTGAAGATGAGCGGCACGTACGAGCGCCCGGACGCCAGCCGGGCCGAGTGCGGCAGCGAAGCGTCTAACTACAAGGTCATCTCCACGGTCACCGACAGCGACCAGTGCCCCGGCGACGTCGACACCTACTACTCGGTGCGCAGCGCATTCGATGACGAGACACAGACGCTGTGTCTGGACATCGACTGGCTCACCGGCGGCTGCATGAGCATCGATCCGGAGAACGACAAGGACCCCTATCGGGTGGATTGCTCGGATTCGTCTGCGCCGCACCGACAACGGGCGACCGAGGTTCTCCGCGGGGTGTCGAACGTCGATCAGTGCGCCAGCGGAGTGGGCTACGCCTACCCGGAACGCCAGTTCACCGTATGTGTGGAGGACGTGTCCTAG
- the rpsO gene encoding 30S ribosomal protein S15, which yields MALTAEQKKEILSSYGLHETDTGSPEAQVALLTKRISDLTEHLKQHKHDHHSRRGLLLLVGRRRRLLKYVAQVDVARYRSLIERLGLRR from the coding sequence GTGGCGCTTACTGCCGAGCAGAAAAAAGAAATCCTGAGCAGCTACGGTCTGCACGAGACCGACACCGGTTCGCCGGAGGCCCAGGTCGCCCTGCTGACCAAGCGGATCTCGGATCTGACCGAGCACCTCAAGCAGCACAAGCACGACCACCACTCGCGCCGCGGCCTGCTGCTGCTCGTCGGTCGCCGTCGCCGGCTGCTGAAGTACGTCGCCCAGGTTGACGTGGCGCGTTACCGCTCGCTGATCGAGCGCCTCGGGCTGCGTCGCTGA